In Onthophagus taurus isolate NC chromosome 6, IU_Otau_3.0, whole genome shotgun sequence, a genomic segment contains:
- the LOC111420296 gene encoding uncharacterized protein translates to MASSLDSLAGNLDEFDLINIRKFFPHNDQFRLLSKKGIFPYGYMDSLDKLNVTSLPPKNAFFNKLSFEDITDEQYSHAQTVWEKFNCQNLKDYSDLYLKTDVLLLADVFEKFRQVCFKTYDLDPAHYYTAPGLSWDAMLKFTKIKLELLTDIDQVHFIKKGIRGGISQCSLRSAKANNKYMDDYNHNLPSNFLMYWDANNLYGWAMSQFMPVSNFKWLSENDIQKLDFNNIPDNSDFGYILDVDIEYPTALHDLHNDLPFLAENLIAPNNRCESERRLIPNLFDKKNYVIHYRNLKQAVAHGLKVHEINRVLSFRQSAWLKSYIDKNTELRQSAKNAFEKDFFKLMNNSVFGKTMENVDKRVDVRLVTSWDDMHTGKAAGRPRLGARSLIAKLNFKSIKVFTETFSAIQMDRLHVVYDKPLYVGFTVLELSKLLMYDFYYDFLKPKYGEDVRLCYMDTDSFTVLINSDDIYRDVKLNLNKFDTSNYSPDNRFDIPLQNKAVLGKMKDENCGNIMVEFVGLRSKVYANRVADGRITKKSKGVKKAVVKHHISFQNYLDCLNSKSVLFKKQTLFRSFNHSIFTVLQNKLVLSPNDSKRYICNNGINTLAWGHYSITC, encoded by the coding sequence ATGGCCTCATCATTAGATTCTTTAGCTGGTAACCTTGAcgaatttgatttaataaatatacgtaaattctttccacacaATGATCAGTTTAGATTATTGAGCAAGAAAGGAATATTCCCCTACGGTTATATGGATTCACTCGATAAATTAAACGTAACTTCATTGCCACCTAAAAACGCTTTTTTCAACAAACTATCATTTGAAGATATAACCGATGAGCAGTATTCCCATGCTCAAACTGTGtgggaaaaatttaattgtcaaaatttaaaagattattcGGATTTGTATCTAAAAACTGATGTCCTTTTACTTGCTgatgtatttgaaaaattcagaCAAGTTTGCTTCAAAACGTATGATTTAGATCCCGCTCATTATTATACTGCCCCAGGACTTTCTTGGGATgcaatgttgaaatttaccaaaattaaattagaattattgaCGGATATAGATCAAGtccattttattaagaaaggCATTCGTGGAGGCATTTCCCAATGCTCCCTACGGTCCGCTAAAGCCAATAATAAGTATATGGATGATTATAACCACAATTTACcgtcaaactttttaatgtattgggaCGCTAATAATTTGTATGGGTGGGCGATGTCTCAATTTATGCCcgtttccaattttaaatgGCTGAGTGAAAATGACatacaaaaattagattttaataatatacccGATAATTCCGATTTTGGGTATATCTTAGACGTAGATATTGAATACCCTACAGCTTTACATGATTTACACAACGATCTCCCGTTTTTAGCTGAGAATTTAATTGCCCCCAATAATCGATGTGAAAGTGAAAGGAGattaattccaaatttatttgataagaaaaattatgtgatccattatagaaatttgaaacaaGCTGTTGCTCACGGTCTGAAAGTTCACGAAATTAATAGAGTTTTATCGTTCAGACAGTCTGCGTGGTTGAAATCTTACATCGATAAAAATACGGAATTACGTCAATCCGCAAAGAATGCgtttgaaaaagatttttttaaattgatgaatAATTCCGTATTCGGCAAGACAATGGAGAACGTCGATAAGCGAGTCGATGTGAGATTAGTGACCAGTTGGGATGATATGCATACTGGTAAAGCCGCAGGTAGACCTCGTTTAGGAGCTCGGAGTTTAAtagcaaaattaaattttaaaagtattaaagtATTCACAGAAACGTTTTCGGCAATTCAAATGGATCGTCTTCATGTCGTTTACGATAAACCTCTATACGTTGGTTTTACTGTTTTAgaactttcaaaattattaatgtatgatttttattatgatttcttaaaacCTAAATATGGCGAGGACGTTCGGTTGTGCTATATGGACACCGATAGTTtcactgtattaattaattctgatGATATATATAGAGatgtgaaattaaatttaaataaatttgacacatCTAACTACAGTCCCGATAATCGGTTTGACATACCCTTGCAAAATAAAGCGGTTTTAGGTAAAATGAAAGATGAGAATTGTGGAAACATAATGGTCGAATTTGTTGGTTTGAGGTCAAAGGTATATGCTAATAGGGTCGCTGATGGGCGGATTACCAAAAAATCCAAAGGTGTTAAGAAGGCTGTTGTTAAACATCACatctcttttcaaaattatttagattgtcTAAATTCCAAatcggttttatttaaaaaacaaacattatttagaagttttaatcACAGTATATTTActgtattacaaaataaattggttctTTCACCAAATGACTCCAAgcgatatatttgtaataatggAATTAATACATTAGCTTGGGGTCATTATAGTATAACGTGTTAA